Part of the Falco cherrug isolate bFalChe1 chromosome 1, bFalChe1.pri, whole genome shotgun sequence genome, ATGTGACTTTGAACTGATGTATGCCCAGGACCCATTCCAGCCTCAGGCTGTCTGCTCAGTTTACCATCCAGGTACAGGTTTAGCATTTGTATACCAACTACTTCACAAATAGGAGTAGATTGCATTTCACctaaaagtaataaaatgtcTAATTTGTCAGAAGTTCATTGTCAGCAGTATGAGCAGGTGAACTTAAAAGGTAGATTGTTGGCTGCAGTCTTTCTGGCTTTGCCATGCTGTGAGTGAGACAgtttattatttgcttttaggtatcctgagctgctggctgctagGGTGTTACAGCCACATAGGAATGTCAGCAAGCATTTGTTTCTCACATGTAGCGTCACTGGTCTCACAGCCAGGACACAGTAGTAGATAGATACCAGCCCATTCTAGCATAATCATTTTTATGCAGGAGGGCAACGTTGTTTAAATCTGCCTTCATGCTTGAGTGAATAGATTGTTCAATAATGAGAAATCACCTCTGTAAACTTGGAGAAAATACTCTAGATTGGACAAGCAGATTAGTGTGTTCTTTCACCATGcaaataacatttaatttactTAGCATAGGCCCTGCTGGGCAAGCAGTGATGTGAATGGCATTGTAATTTAAGAGGTTACAGCAAAAGTGCAATGCAGGTCTTAGCATAAACCTTGCTTGATCATCCAGCAAGATGATGCAATCATGAGAACTATATGCATTATCTGTGGGATCAAAGTACAGggtgtttaatgaaaaaaaattcttaatttgAGAGACTTCTCAGGGCTAGTCTGTTTGAAACATGTTCATCATTCCATTAGAGAATCTATTCTAGTGTAGGTTAAGTGGCTTTCTAGTAAATCTCTTAATCTAATACCACAGTTAATCTTCTCAGACAAGCCTCCAGTGCATATAAATACTCTCAAATGGCAGTGGCTGTTGGACAAGTGATTTTTAAGTTGACAGTAGCTTGTTCTTTGAAGAGCCTGCATCAATGGGAAAAAATTGTAAATGTCTTGAAATAATGTTTAGCTTTGACTTCAGTGATTTCTGAAGATCAACTTCTATTTCAACTGTACCTTTGTATATTAGGTATATTGTTCACTTACATTTATTGACAGAAAAGCTAAGTGCAAGAAATGCAGTTAAGGTACCAAGCCATGAGTTCCAGCACAATTTCACCTGTTCAGTTAAAGCTGTAAGTTACTGACTGAAACCCACACAAAGGTTTTGTGTACTCAGTTGTGGTGCACAAGGTCAGAACTTAAGAGCTTTCTGTTTATACACAGTGAGCATAGTCATAATTAAACAGTAGAAatacctgttacagtaaagcAGTAGCCCCTAAAATGAAAAGAGCTTCATGTTAATACTCATTTTTTAACCCAGGGCATGCTAACTAtatcctgttttccttttgagttTATGTAGTAAGTAACTCAAGTACCCTATGAGTTTCCTGTTGAGAGAGTTGAGGACTAGTGTGTGTATATGCACCTGTTGAAAGACCACTGAAGCAGCATCAATCACAGGCTGAATTGTCAGCTCTGTCCTCCCTTTTGAGTCAGTTGCCAGAAATGATACCACATTCCTTCCAGAGCTGCAGTACTTCTCATACGGAAGTAGTTACAGGGGTGCTTTTCAGCCTGGAAGCACAGTTAACAAAAAGCTAACAGTCAGTCTTGAGTTTAGCTCCCACCCACATTTGCTACCTTGTTCTCTTTTTGTAAAAGGTGTCTTGAAGGAAATGAAGTGTGTTCAACTGAATCTTCAGGTTGCTCAAGAcaaccagaaaacaaagctaGCATCTACAGAATAACTGACCCACAGAACAATTTGCTTTGTCATGTAGCAACAGCTGGGCTGGCTTGTTTTAcatgagaaagagaaagctcCAACTTGTCGATGCAGTTGTTCATATGCCTTAGTCTCTCTCACTCCTCACTCTCCCTTCAACACCCCTACAAAATTTTCTTTAGCTGTTTTGTGGCTATGCCAGCCCACACCCAAGGATTTGTTTCATGAAGCAGCTGATCTGAAGTCCCCATAACAACAATTCAGACACTGGTTCTTCATAACAGCTCTAATATTGTCCCCCCAGCTGGATGTCCATTAACCATTACATGCAGGAAGTAAGCCTCTGAAACTCATCTTCCAGTCTATCACCAAAATCCATTCTATTTCACATACTCAGACTGCTGCAGCATGCAAAGCAGGAAGGAATTCGCACAATTAATTAGATCAGCATTGCGCTTTTGAAGTGAATGTTCCAGACCAAAGTGGTAATTTATGCACTTCCAGAATTCctacaaaactgcttttcagacTAAATTCACTCTAGGGAGGTGATAGGTGCAAGCTAGAGCCAGGCTCCTCGTTATGGAAAGAGGAGCTTGAAGTGTCATCAGGTCTTTGTAAccagaaatacaaaaagcaggcaagcagagcagctttctgcttctgtcatataaaaaaatatcaactgGTTGAAGCTGGAAGTATTTTACTTTATCTGGCATAATAGAAGGCCACAACTTAAAATTGGTGTTGAAAATCTtagtcttcaggaaaaaaacaaaccccaaaaccaaacaacgTAAGAGTTTAAGCCAAGTAGTTGCTAACAATACTGTGGGGTATTGTTACTAGGTAAGCAGACTATGCCACCtaattctttcagaaagaaTCTTACTCCCTAGCCATCACAGCAGTCCAGTtgctgtttggggttttttttgttttggtttttttgtgtgtgtttttttttaaaaagcttgctCCCACCCTGACAAAGTAATTCATTAAGCCCAGACAGTCCTTTCTGACCTTTACTCTCAGCAGGATGATCTGACTAAAAGGGACTTACCTGCCAAGCCTTCATTGGAGCAGAGGTGCTTCCTGGAAAGTAGGGAGTAGAGAATTAAGTCCTTTGGGGTTAAACCTTTGTTACTCCCAAGAGTGCCAGCTACTTTTCAGGAATTCTTTAGCACTAAGATTTCAGGTCAAGTAACTCACTGCTATCAAAGTTATTAAAATGAGTCAGTTCACTGGTCAAGTTGTAACAGACTGTCAGtctgaaaatgtttattgttGCTCAATACATTACATAAGTTAAAACACTTAAGTTACTATTACAGTGTAGGTAACCACACTTCCTAGTATGCTTCAAAAGCCGTAAGCAGTTAGTACAAAGATGCATCCCACAGCCCCACTCAAAGCAACACAAACTCAAGTCCAGGGTCCAGATTTACCTGGACAGGCAGCTGCTTGGAATGCTGCTCATGCCTTCGTAGCCTACCTTGCACATCTTCAGAATGTGTTTGAAGTTGATTTTTCAGGTTGCTAAATGATTTCCTAAAGAGGGGGGCAGAGATCTGATGCTCGCATTTTTACCAGGTTTGATAGGGGATTTTACACAGCTCTGCACTTGAGGCTTGCTACTGAAGGAGGGTTGAAGTTTAGGGGCTCTGTAATTAGTCTATGCAGGTTTGCCATTAGATAAGCACCTTCCCAACCCCCATTAATGGTATCCCCACCACTGATGAACCATTTGATCTTCATGTTCAGTCACTAGGGTCCTGTTACCACATTCTTCCCAACGTCGGACCTTCCCATTCTCCACCAAGATAAATTTCCACTCTACTTTGGTGTCTACTGGCAAACTAATGGATTCAGACCAGAAGCCATCCTTGTCATACTTGAGGGGAACATAGCTGTGCCACTGGCCCAGACACTCATGGTCACCAGTAACACCTATCAGCTGAGCATCAGAGTGTGTGAAGTAGTGCACACGGAAAGTCACGTGGATATTTTGGAACATGGGGGGCACGGCTGCAACTCTCTTGGCTTTCAAGTCCCCATCAGGGCAGTCTCCTTGATCCCATTCCTTGCTGTCAGAGTCTTCCACGCTGCTGTTCTTGCCAGCCTCCCCCCAGGCCAGGTGCTCGGAAACAACTTCCCACTCTTCCTGGTCCAGGTCCCTGCTCTCAGCTGGCTGACCCGGCCGCTCCTCACTCGCATCCTTACAAACATCATCAGAGGCTCCGGCTGAGTTCGTGCACCATCCGTCACTTGCGGATCCCACCTGGGCTCTCTGCTCGCCTGCCGGGCCGCCGTGGGTGCCAGCCGGCGGGTGCTCCCTGGGGTCGGTGGCACCCCGCTTCGGGAGCTGCCGCTCCACCTCCAGAAGCTCGCTGCTGCGGACGTGGTTATGCTCCTTCCCGGCTACAGCCGCTGGATCCTCTCCTGGCCCCCGCGGCaaggccagggcagcagcctcgGCGCCCCGCAGCTCCggctccccgctccccggcgGCTCCCCTGCGAACGGCACCGCGTTAACCAGGCGGGGGTCGAGCGgcgcagccctgcccagccccgcagccgcgAGCCCCCGGCCGGCCCCGAGCAGCGCCCCCGCCCCGGTACCTGCGGCCGCCGCCTGGCTCCTCGCCCCCCGGGGCCCCTCGccggccgccgcccggccgccctcCTCGCCTCGCCCGTCGCGGCCGCCGTACCAGAACCAGGCGACG contains:
- the STBD1 gene encoding starch-binding domain-containing protein 1, which encodes MARDRGPPVLQPPAAAPRPAALPAEGRASGWLGAGLWPALLVGLLAALVAWFWYGGRDGRGEEGGRAAAGEGPRGARSQAAAAGEPPGSGEPELRGAEAAALALPRGPGEDPAAVAGKEHNHVRSSELLEVERQLPKRGATDPREHPPAGTHGGPAGEQRAQVGSASDGWCTNSAGASDDVCKDASEERPGQPAESRDLDQEEWEVVSEHLAWGEAGKNSSVEDSDSKEWDQGDCPDGDLKAKRVAAVPPMFQNIHVTFRVHYFTHSDAQLIGVTGDHECLGQWHSYVPLKYDKDGFWSESISLPVDTKVEWKFILVENGKVRRWEECGNRTLVTEHEDQMVHQWWGYH